A window of Burkholderiales bacterium genomic DNA:
CGGCCGCCTGGCTGGACACTCTGGGGGATCCCTATACCCGCACCGGCGCGGATCTCGACGGCCGGGTCGCCATCGACTGGGGCGTCTACGGAGTGCCGGAGACGTTCCTGATCGACCCCAACGGCCGGATCGCCTACAAGCACATCGGGCCCATCACCCCCGAAGTCCTGGAACAAAAGCTTCGCCCGCTGATCGCCCGGCTGCAGGCCGAAGCAGCCTCCGCGGGCGCTTCGAATCCGCGCCCGGGAGGCTCGCCGTGAACAGGACCGGGCTCATCGCGGCGGGCCTGGCCGTGCTCGGCCTCTCGGTCGCGGGCGTGGTTCGCGAATTGAGCACGGCGCGGGACGAGACCCGCGGCGATCCGACCCCGGAAGTCGCCGCCGACGGAAAACTCCCGGGATTCGCCCCCGTCGAGGCCCGGCGTCCCGTGCCGCCGCTGCGCTTCGTCGACGCAGACGGCAAGCCGCGCGCCCTCGCCGATTTCCGCGGGCGCGTGATCCTGCTCAACCTCTGGGCCACCTGGTGCCCGCCCTGCCGCAAGGAGATGCCTAGCCTTGCCCGGCTGCAGGAAAAGCTCGGCGGCCCGGACTTCGAGGTGGTGGCCCTGTCCATCGACCGGGGAGGCCTCTTCGCGGTGCAAAGTTTCTTCGACGAAATGGATCTTCGCCATCTCAAGATCTACGTGGACGCTAGCGCGGAGGCGATGGCGGCGCTGGGCGCGGTCGGGCTTCCCACGACGCTGCTGGTGGACCGCAAAGGGCGGGAGCTCTGGCGCGTGGTGGGGCCCGTGGAATGGGACAAACCCGAGGTCGTGGAGCGCATCCGGCGCTACTTGAAGGACGGCGCTCGCGAATCGTGAATCCGTGATGATTCGATTGACCGTATTGCTTCTGAGCCTCGGGCTCTTCGCCGCGTTTTCCGCTCGGGCCCACTCCCCCGACGAAGTGCTGCGGGAGCTGCGGGAAAAGGAGCCCTACCTCCAGCTCGCGGACCGGGAAGCGCCGGGCTTCGCCCTGGAAGACCCGTCCGGCCGGAAAGTCGCCCTCGCCGATTTCCGCGGCAAGGTGGTGGTTCTCAACTTCATCTACTCGCGCTGCACCGACGTCTGCCCGCTGCACAGCGAGCTGATCGCCCGGATCCAGGAGCAGGTCAACACCACGCTGATGCGCGACCAGGTGCAGTTCATCACGGTTGCGACCGACACCGAGGACGCCGCGGCCACCGCCCAGCTCATGCGCGCCCACGGCAAGGCCCACGGCCTCGACCCCGCCAATTGGGTGTTCCTGTACCGGGGCGCCGGAAAGCCCGACACCGGGATTCAGCTTGCCAAAGCCTACGGGCTGGAGTTCACCCAGGCGGCGGAGGGCCTCCAGATGCACGGTGTGGTCACCCACGTCATCGATCAAGCGGGAATCCTGCGGGCTCGCTTTCACGGCCTCAAGGTCCAGCCGCTCAGCGTGACCGCATTCATCAACACGCTGCTCTACCCGGACCATCACGGTCCCGCTGCCGCTTCGGCGGCCGCCCCGACCGCCGCCGGCAGCCCGTCGGAGCGCAAGCCATCCTGGCCGGGCGGTGTCTTTTTCCAGGCGGCGCTGGGAGCGGGTTTCGCAGCTCTGGGCATCGGAGGGTTCCTGCTGCACCGGCGCCGCCGGCAGCGCAGGCAGCTCGTCCAAAGAGGCCCAAGCCCTGAATAACGGAAGGAGATAGATGCCATGTGGACGCGACGCCGATTTCTGTTGACCACCGCCGCCTCCGCGGCGACCCTGGCGATCCCGATCGAGGTAAAACGCGCCCTCGCCGGCGAGGAACCCGACCTGGTGCTGCGGGTCACGGCTTCTCCGGACCGCAAGCCGATCTGGTCCGGGCCCGAGACCAGGGTGCTGCGCTATCGTGCGGAAGTCCTCAAAGGGCGGCGGGACGCGGTGCGCCCCGCTTCGAGCTATCTGGGTCCCACGCTGGAATTGCGGCGCGGCGAGCGGGTGCGCATCCATTTCGAGAACCGAATGAACGAGCCCAGCATCATCCACTGGCACGGGATGATCGTGCCGGACGTGGCCGACGGCCATCCCCATCACGCAGTCGGCCCGGGGAGCGAATACATCTATGACTTCACCGTGCGAAACCCGGCGGGGACTTATCTCTACCACCCCCATCCCCACGGGCTCACCGGCAAGCAGGTGTACTACGGCCTGGCAGGGCTTTTGATCGTGCGGGAACGGGGGGAGCTGACCTACGGCCTTCCCGCGCCCGAGCACGAGTTGAGCCTGGTCATCCAAGACCGGCGCATCGGCCGGGAAAACCAGTTCGCGTTCAAGCGCATGATGATGGACGACATGAACGGCGTGCTGGGCGACACGGTGCTCGTGAACGGCTTGCCCGATGCGGCGTTCAAGGTCTCCCCTCGCAGTTACCGGTTGCGGCTCGCCAACGTGTCCAACGCGCGGATCTACAAGCTCGCCTGGTCCGACGGCCGCCCGATGCGCGTCATTGCCACCGACAACGGCCTCCTCTCCTCGGCGGAGGGCACCCAGACCCGTCCGTACGTGGTGCTGGCGCCGTTCGAGCGGGTCGAGCTGCTGGAGGACTTCGGCGAGCGCCGCGCCGGCGCGGAGGTCGCCCTGGTGAGCCAGGCGTTTTCCGGCCTGGAGATGATGGATGGAATGATGGATGGCATGATGGGTGGAGGCTCCGGAGGCATGTCTGGGGGCATGATGGGCCGCGACATGGGCGGAATGATGGGTGGAATGATGGGCCGTGGCATGGGCGGCATGATGGGCGGGATGATGAGAGGCATGATGGGCTCCGGCCAGGGCGAGGAGCTTCTGGTCGCCCGCTTCACCGTTTCGACCGAAGCGCGCGTGCGCAGCGAAGCGCTCCGCCTCCCCGAGCCGACGTCCGATGTGCGCGAAGGGAAGCATGCGATTTACACCCAACTCGCGTTTCGCCACATGCGAGGTTTTTTCAACGGACGCCGCTTCGAGATGGGGGTGGTCGCGGACGACGAGCGCCTTCCCCTGAACGAAGGGACCGTGTGGACGTTTTCCAACGACGGGCCGGGAATGCCCATGCCCCATCCCATCCACATCCATGGGGTGCGTTTCCGCATCCTCGAACGCAGCGGCGGGAACATACCCGAGGACCTGCGGGAGGGATTGATCGACGCGGGCTACAAGGACACCTTCCTGATCTTTCCCGACGAGCGGGTGCGCGTGCTCGTCGCGCCCACGGAGCCGGGACTTTTCATGTACCACTGCCACAACCTGGAGCATGAAGACGGCGGCATGATGCGCAACTGCCTGTTCGGATCGGACGCTACGGGGAAAGGATGAGCCTCGTAGGGTGCGCTCTAGCGCACCGCTGCCTGGTTTACAGGCCACGGCAGCGCGTTCCGCTGCGCTCTACGCACCCTGCGAAACCCGGTTACCGCAAGTTTCCGTGGGTCCCTCTCCCGGCGGGAGAGGGACAGGGAGAGGGTCCGCCTGGGAAGGGACGGGCTGTCATTCGGGTATACAACGCTCAGTACACGGTCCCCTAGTGGCCTGTCCCGAAAATAACTTGTGCAAGGTTGAGCATGACGATCGGACCTCCTGGCCCACCTGCGAGCACCTCCCCTCGGCGAGGTATTTCCGGGACAAGACACTAGCATGATCGAAAGTTCCGCCATCGGCCTGACCGCCGCCTTCGTGGCAGGCATCGTTTCGTTTCTTTCCCCCTGCGTGCTGCCGCTGGTGCCCGCCTACGTTTCCTATGTCGCCGGCAAGTCGCTACATGGTTCAGCACTGCAGATGGACGCTCGCACCCGGTTGAATGCGGCGGTCATGAGCCTGTTCTTCGTCCTGGGTTTCAGCACCGTCTTCATCGCCTTAGGCGCCAGCGCCACGGCCCTCGGCCGGTTGCTGCTCCAGTACCGGTATGAAGCGAACATCGTGGGCGGTGCCATCATCATCGTCTTTGGGCTTTTCATGCTGGGCATGATGCGCCACGTGTCCTGGTTTCACCGGGACCTGC
This region includes:
- a CDS encoding bilirubin oxidase; this translates as MWTRRRFLLTTAASAATLAIPIEVKRALAGEEPDLVLRVTASPDRKPIWSGPETRVLRYRAEVLKGRRDAVRPASSYLGPTLELRRGERVRIHFENRMNEPSIIHWHGMIVPDVADGHPHHAVGPGSEYIYDFTVRNPAGTYLYHPHPHGLTGKQVYYGLAGLLIVRERGELTYGLPAPEHELSLVIQDRRIGRENQFAFKRMMMDDMNGVLGDTVLVNGLPDAAFKVSPRSYRLRLANVSNARIYKLAWSDGRPMRVIATDNGLLSSAEGTQTRPYVVLAPFERVELLEDFGERRAGAEVALVSQAFSGLEMMDGMMDGMMGGGSGGMSGGMMGRDMGGMMGGMMGRGMGGMMGGMMRGMMGSGQGEELLVARFTVSTEARVRSEALRLPEPTSDVREGKHAIYTQLAFRHMRGFFNGRRFEMGVVADDERLPLNEGTVWTFSNDGPGMPMPHPIHIHGVRFRILERSGGNIPEDLREGLIDAGYKDTFLIFPDERVRVLVAPTEPGLFMYHCHNLEHEDGGMMRNCLFGSDATGKG